A stretch of the Bdellovibrio sp. 22V genome encodes the following:
- the murI gene encoding glutamate racemase — MSAVDTRPIGVFDSGIGGLTVLKELALQFPQESFLYLGDTARLPYGSKSPQTIRKYSEQNILFLEKQDVKAIVIACNTASSQLTEKEFDGLPIYNVIEPGSQRALELSQTRKIGVLGTRATVNSQAYTKKIRELNAEAVVFDQACPLFVPLAEEGWDSDPVTNLIVFRYLSPLLQNQIDTLILGCTHYPILKNSIARVTGSAIELVDSGEAIARWLERDFSSGRLKRNSAGNNRVIDIMTTDHSVHFTEVAHRILKPVVASGFRVVDL, encoded by the coding sequence ATGTCGGCTGTAGATACTCGTCCCATTGGCGTTTTCGATTCTGGAATTGGTGGTCTCACCGTTCTTAAAGAATTGGCTTTGCAGTTCCCTCAAGAAAGTTTTCTTTACTTGGGGGATACGGCAAGACTTCCCTATGGGTCGAAATCTCCGCAAACGATTCGCAAATATTCTGAGCAGAATATTCTTTTTCTTGAAAAACAGGATGTAAAAGCAATCGTCATCGCGTGCAATACAGCTTCAAGTCAGCTCACCGAAAAAGAGTTTGACGGTCTGCCGATTTACAATGTGATCGAACCGGGTTCGCAAAGAGCGTTGGAGCTTTCCCAAACTCGCAAAATCGGCGTTCTTGGCACTCGAGCCACCGTGAACAGCCAGGCTTATACTAAAAAAATTCGCGAACTGAATGCCGAGGCTGTGGTCTTTGATCAGGCCTGTCCACTTTTTGTTCCCCTGGCAGAGGAAGGCTGGGATTCCGATCCTGTGACGAATTTGATCGTCTTCCGTTATTTAAGTCCGCTCTTGCAAAATCAAATCGACACCTTGATTTTGGGTTGCACGCACTATCCGATTCTTAAGAACTCTATTGCTCGTGTGACGGGATCTGCGATTGAGCTTGTCGACTCTGGCGAAGCAATTGCGCGTTGGTTGGAAAGAGATTTCAGTTCCGGTCGACTTAAAAGAAATTCAGCGGGCAACAACCGCGTGATTGATATCATGACAACAGACCACTCCGTGCATTTCACCGAAGTGGCTCATCGCATTTTAAAACCCGTTGTTGCCAGCGGCTTTCGCGTTGTCGATCTTTAG
- a CDS encoding IMP dehydrogenase — protein MFNWKDIKNRGRGLTFDDVLIVPARSDIRSRRDPHLTTKLTKNISIETPIISANMDTITEYDMAFAMNQLGGVGILHRFITIEEQASQARRLKEAGVKVISASVGVGEEFKARAKAVIDAGANVITIDIAHGHSVQMMETMKWLKDNYPKIDIIAGNMATPDAARDLIEAGADAIKVGIGPGSMCTTRIITGCGVPQLTAVALCSEIAESYGVPVIADGGIRTSGDMVKAFAAGANVVMLGSMLSGTIETPGEIKNGKKQYRGMASRSAQDSWRGGVPEGMAPEGESTQVNVKGHVKDVILEVTGGIRSGMSYVNATTISEIREKALFMEMSANGVAESRAHGVKT, from the coding sequence ATGTTTAACTGGAAAGACATTAAAAATCGCGGTCGCGGTCTCACATTTGATGACGTTTTGATTGTGCCGGCTCGTTCAGACATCCGCTCTCGTCGCGATCCGCACCTCACCACTAAATTGACTAAAAATATTTCCATCGAAACGCCGATCATCAGCGCAAACATGGACACGATCACAGAATACGATATGGCCTTTGCGATGAACCAACTCGGCGGCGTAGGTATTCTTCACCGCTTTATCACTATTGAAGAACAAGCATCGCAGGCTCGTCGCTTGAAAGAGGCCGGCGTAAAAGTTATCTCTGCCAGCGTTGGCGTGGGTGAAGAATTCAAAGCGCGCGCAAAAGCGGTTATTGATGCCGGCGCCAATGTGATCACGATCGACATCGCGCACGGACACTCCGTGCAAATGATGGAGACGATGAAATGGCTTAAAGACAATTATCCAAAGATTGATATTATCGCCGGCAATATGGCGACTCCGGATGCGGCTCGTGATTTGATCGAAGCCGGTGCGGATGCAATCAAAGTGGGCATCGGTCCTGGATCTATGTGTACCACTCGGATCATCACAGGTTGTGGCGTGCCGCAATTGACGGCGGTGGCTTTGTGCTCTGAAATCGCGGAAAGCTACGGCGTCCCTGTGATCGCTGACGGCGGTATTCGTACTTCCGGGGACATGGTGAAAGCTTTCGCTGCGGGCGCAAATGTCGTTATGCTTGGCAGTATGCTTTCCGGCACAATTGAAACGCCGGGCGAAATCAAAAATGGAAAAAAACAATACCGTGGTATGGCTTCACGCTCGGCTCAAGACTCTTGGCGCGGCGGCGTTCCTGAAGGTATGGCTCCAGAGGGCGAATCAACTCAAGTCAATGTGAAAGGTCACGTGAAAGATGTGATCCTCGAAGTGACTGGTGGCATTCGTTCAGGCATGAGCTATGTGAATGCAACGACTATTTCTGAAATCCGTGAAAAAGCATTGTTTATGGAAATGTCGGCGAACGGAGTTGCAGAGTCTCGGGCTCACGGGGTAAAAACTTAA
- a CDS encoding SDR family oxidoreductase, which yields MGHRIMVMGSSGILGREVIESLRNAGRNFIATSRSLERLPSGVRSLQLNYDNFSLLEQAFRDIDILFFLQPLAPNMIPEAEKILRAAKSSGVQFVLKVSELGASPTSQYLFQRVHGAVDDMLAESGLRYCIFRPNTFMQNFIFSHGEPLRQGALFLPEGEGRTSFVDARDVAEAALRVFDDPSPYHKLTFDLTGERAISNAEAVALISNQVARRLAYVPVTEEVARRFLENTMEDRWQMDAIMSLHRATREGMASQVTDAFERLTGKHPRRFEDFCFEMKDEWKLRPPPDISL from the coding sequence ATGGGCCATCGTATCATGGTCATGGGTTCAAGTGGCATTCTTGGTCGGGAAGTGATCGAGTCCTTGCGCAATGCGGGACGGAACTTTATTGCCACCTCTCGCAGTTTGGAACGTCTGCCCTCGGGGGTGCGTTCCTTGCAACTGAATTATGATAATTTTTCGCTCCTTGAGCAGGCATTTCGCGATATTGACATCCTTTTCTTTTTGCAGCCTCTCGCCCCCAATATGATTCCCGAAGCGGAAAAAATTCTACGCGCGGCCAAGTCTTCGGGAGTGCAATTTGTCTTAAAAGTTTCTGAGTTAGGGGCCTCGCCAACGTCCCAATATCTTTTCCAAAGAGTGCACGGAGCCGTGGACGACATGTTGGCTGAAAGTGGTTTGCGCTATTGCATCTTTCGGCCCAATACGTTTATGCAAAATTTTATTTTTTCACATGGCGAACCTTTGCGCCAAGGGGCTTTGTTTTTACCAGAGGGGGAAGGGCGAACCTCCTTCGTAGATGCTCGCGATGTCGCTGAAGCGGCCTTGCGGGTTTTTGATGATCCTTCGCCTTATCATAAACTGACCTTCGATCTGACAGGAGAAAGAGCGATTTCCAACGCCGAAGCGGTGGCGCTTATTTCAAATCAGGTGGCGCGCCGCCTGGCTTATGTTCCCGTGACGGAAGAGGTGGCTCGTCGCTTTTTGGAAAATACGATGGAGGATCGTTGGCAAATGGATGCGATCATGAGCCTGCATCGTGCGACCCGAGAGGGCATGGCTTCGCAGGTGACCGACGCCTTTGAAAGACTCACGGGTAAACACCCTCGTCGCTTTGAAGATTTTTGTTTTGAGATGAAGGACGAGTGGAAACTTCGTCCTCCGCCAGATATTTCTCTTTAA
- a CDS encoding DUF1440 domain-containing protein, which produces MNFLFRGIWASVLATSSMTLALFNRFTKLPASQQKPLPPAQLTQNIAKKTGLAEKMGPQMQEQATMFSHYGYGLACGVLYSYLATKVPGPAMVKGGLFGLGVWATSYYGLIPGMNLKPSAKDMARERNIMMAASHVVWGAALGYSEEALRRKGKEMLAAGQRRSSLKDLV; this is translated from the coding sequence ATGAACTTTCTATTTCGAGGAATCTGGGCCAGCGTTCTTGCAACGAGTTCTATGACTTTGGCTCTTTTCAATCGTTTTACAAAACTTCCCGCTTCTCAGCAAAAGCCGTTGCCCCCCGCGCAACTGACCCAAAATATCGCGAAGAAAACGGGCCTCGCTGAAAAAATGGGTCCGCAAATGCAGGAACAAGCGACAATGTTTTCGCACTATGGATACGGCCTCGCCTGCGGCGTGCTCTATTCTTATCTTGCGACAAAAGTTCCTGGCCCGGCGATGGTCAAAGGCGGCCTTTTCGGATTGGGAGTCTGGGCTACGAGTTACTATGGTTTGATTCCCGGCATGAATTTAAAACCCTCTGCTAAAGACATGGCCCGCGAGCGCAATATCATGATGGCCGCAAGCCACGTCGTGTGGGGAGCTGCTTTAGGCTATAGCGAAGAAGCGCTTCGCCGCAAAGGTAAAGAAATGCTTGCAGCAGGACAACGCCGTTCTTCCTTAAAAGATCTTGTTTAA
- a CDS encoding Rieske 2Fe-2S domain-containing protein encodes MANTEEWHDLGEVSHLKTKPLRQLEVAGKKIALIYKDDEFSAISGVCNHVGGPLGDGVLEGDYVVCPWHYYKFHWKTGEGEPGYEADRVPIFPVKVEGGRVLLSLQRLTTRNHIHHEPMALARKPERQAGPLRIAGISATAMDLKYPRPSTSEILLQEALQHAKTQGYDTHLIKLRELQFRHCEGFYSKSSHACIWPCSITQLDPQDQLDQVYEDLVHWADVIIVSTPIRWGSASSLYFKMVERLNCIQNQITIHNNQLICNKVAGFIITGGQDNVQAVAGGMMGFFSELGFHLPPFPYIAHSLGWSMENMEHNVRYVQHSKVLVEAAEELINRCATLAQSLILANAPNTLVQRAGRKAFNIHGHRDDPHINSQI; translated from the coding sequence ATGGCAAACACTGAAGAATGGCATGATCTCGGCGAGGTCTCTCACTTAAAAACAAAACCGCTGCGACAGTTGGAAGTGGCGGGTAAAAAGATTGCGCTCATTTATAAAGATGACGAATTCAGTGCGATCTCCGGAGTTTGCAATCATGTCGGAGGACCGCTCGGGGACGGTGTGCTTGAAGGCGATTATGTCGTTTGTCCCTGGCACTACTACAAATTTCATTGGAAGACGGGCGAGGGTGAGCCGGGATATGAAGCGGATCGCGTACCCATTTTTCCCGTGAAGGTGGAAGGCGGCCGGGTTTTGTTAAGCTTGCAAAGACTGACGACGCGAAATCATATTCATCATGAACCAATGGCGCTGGCGCGAAAGCCGGAGCGGCAGGCGGGACCCCTGCGAATTGCGGGGATCTCGGCGACAGCGATGGACTTAAAGTATCCGCGTCCTTCGACATCGGAAATTCTTTTGCAGGAAGCTTTACAACACGCCAAAACGCAAGGATACGATACGCATTTGATAAAGTTGCGAGAGCTGCAGTTTCGCCATTGCGAGGGTTTTTATTCGAAGAGCTCTCACGCGTGTATCTGGCCTTGTTCGATCACTCAGCTGGATCCTCAGGATCAGTTGGACCAAGTTTATGAAGATCTTGTGCATTGGGCGGATGTTATTATCGTTTCTACGCCGATTCGCTGGGGCTCGGCGAGCTCACTGTATTTCAAAATGGTGGAGCGGCTCAATTGTATTCAAAATCAAATCACCATCCATAACAATCAGCTGATCTGTAATAAGGTCGCCGGGTTCATCATCACCGGTGGTCAAGACAATGTGCAAGCTGTCGCAGGTGGCATGATGGGATTTTTTTCGGAGTTGGGATTTCATCTTCCGCCGTTTCCTTACATTGCGCACTCTCTAGGGTGGAGCATGGAAAACATGGAACACAACGTTCGCTACGTTCAACACAGCAAAGTCTTGGTCGAGGCGGCCGAAGAACTTATCAATCGCTGTGCGACTTTAGCGCAGTCTTTGATTCTGGCCAATGCCCCGAATACCTTGGTGCAGCGGGCGGGCCGAAAAGCCTTTAACATTCACGGGCATCGCGACGATCCCCACATCAATTCGCAAATCTGA
- a CDS encoding DoxX family membrane protein, translating to MKHKIAMISRIILGLIYFVFGLNGFLNFIPPPPTPFPEAAMTFMGGMMAAPYFFPVLKGTETLCGLLLLSGFAAPLALVILAPITLQIFLFHSFMTPGLENSIMPVAMIALHILAATAYWALYRPLFSRRS from the coding sequence ATGAAACACAAAATCGCTATGATCTCAAGAATCATCTTGGGGCTTATTTATTTCGTTTTCGGATTAAATGGATTTCTAAACTTTATTCCGCCACCACCGACACCGTTTCCCGAGGCAGCTATGACCTTCATGGGGGGAATGATGGCGGCTCCTTATTTCTTTCCGGTGTTAAAAGGAACTGAAACTCTTTGCGGTCTTTTGTTGTTGTCCGGATTCGCAGCGCCGTTGGCTCTTGTGATCTTGGCTCCTATCACTTTACAGATTTTCTTGTTCCACTCATTTATGACACCTGGACTTGAAAACTCTATTATGCCAGTTGCAATGATCGCTTTGCACATTTTAGCTGCGACAGCATATTGGGCTTTGTATCGTCCGTTGTTTTCTCGCCGCTCGTAA
- a CDS encoding CoA-binding protein, with translation MNVKDSEIKGLLEKYKKFAVYGLSPDSTKASHYVPVYMRDHGWQMVGTYPKQHSEGGFQIYKSLQEIPAEYRKFVDVFRSSDRIPEVVDEVLAVGGVEVLWLQLGISHPEAEKRAEDAGIKVVSNRCLIIEHKRWF, from the coding sequence ATGAATGTCAAAGACAGCGAAATCAAAGGTCTTCTGGAAAAGTATAAAAAATTTGCCGTTTATGGGTTAAGCCCGGACTCCACTAAGGCGAGCCATTATGTTCCTGTCTACATGCGCGATCACGGTTGGCAAATGGTCGGCACCTACCCAAAACAACACTCCGAAGGCGGCTTTCAAATCTATAAAAGCCTTCAAGAGATCCCGGCAGAGTATCGCAAGTTCGTCGACGTCTTTCGCAGCTCTGATCGCATTCCTGAAGTCGTCGACGAAGTTCTCGCTGTTGGCGGCGTTGAGGTGCTCTGGCTCCAATTGGGGATTTCTCATCCAGAGGCGGAAAAGCGCGCCGAAGATGCGGGAATCAAAGTAGTATCAAATCGTTGTTTGATCATCGAACACAAGCGCTGGTTCTAA
- a CDS encoding Spy/CpxP family protein refolding chaperone codes for MRHHHHSHHHRKWPKVLGILLAIGSVGFLSGCHKSPEERISAISEKIADKLDFNEQQKALLGDITSEMKKDFAEEKNVRKGMKDTVKGLILADDLDKSRIKELIKARQARFDAKVDKYLDKVAALHKTLTPEQKKEMIDKIEKFHARWE; via the coding sequence ATGAGACATCATCACCATTCACACCACCATAGAAAATGGCCAAAAGTTTTAGGAATTCTGCTTGCGATTGGCAGCGTCGGTTTTCTAAGTGGATGCCATAAAAGTCCGGAAGAAAGAATCAGCGCCATCAGTGAAAAAATCGCCGACAAACTTGATTTCAATGAGCAGCAAAAAGCTCTCTTAGGCGACATCACTTCAGAAATGAAAAAAGATTTCGCGGAGGAAAAAAACGTTCGCAAAGGCATGAAGGACACTGTTAAAGGTCTCATCTTGGCTGACGATTTAGATAAGTCCAGAATCAAAGAACTCATTAAAGCTCGCCAGGCACGCTTCGACGCCAAGGTCGACAAATACTTAGACAAAGTCGCAGCTCTTCATAAAACTCTGACTCCGGAGCAGAAAAAAGAGATGATCGATAAAATCGAGAAGTTTCATGCGCGATGGGAATAG
- a CDS encoding response regulator transcription factor, with the protein MNRILLIDDDQKLGDLLKQYFLQFELQIVQTLLPSEGLSSLKKDKFDAIILDVMLPEMDGFEVCKRIRSFSEVPILMLTARGETSDKVLGLELGVDDYLPKPFEARELVARIKSLIRRYRKTALSSKLKSGDLVLDTQLRAAFLQGQNLNLSTHEYELLKFLMAHSGQSLSRDRIMDELRGVDWEAYNRSIDVAVSRLRQKLKDPAKAPVYLRTVWGEGYCFIAPVEEVL; encoded by the coding sequence ATGAACCGTATCTTATTGATCGATGACGATCAGAAATTGGGCGATCTGCTTAAGCAATATTTTCTGCAATTCGAATTGCAGATTGTGCAAACGCTTTTACCTTCGGAAGGACTGTCGTCTCTTAAGAAAGATAAATTCGATGCGATCATTCTGGATGTCATGTTGCCAGAGATGGATGGTTTTGAAGTCTGTAAAAGAATACGCAGCTTCAGTGAGGTTCCGATTCTTATGTTAACGGCTCGCGGGGAAACCTCTGACAAAGTTTTAGGTCTTGAACTGGGTGTTGATGACTATTTGCCGAAGCCTTTCGAAGCTCGCGAGCTTGTCGCGCGAATCAAAAGTCTGATCCGCCGTTACCGCAAGACGGCTCTTTCAAGCAAATTGAAATCGGGTGATCTTGTTCTGGATACGCAATTGCGTGCGGCGTTTTTGCAGGGCCAGAATCTGAATCTCAGCACACACGAGTATGAACTGCTTAAGTTTTTAATGGCGCATTCCGGGCAAAGTCTTTCGCGCGATCGGATTATGGATGAACTGCGCGGTGTGGACTGGGAAGCCTATAACAGAAGTATTGACGTCGCGGTGAGCAGGCTCCGACAGAAGCTTAAAGATCCAGCGAAAGCTCCGGTTTATCTGCGCACAGTCTGGGGCGAGGGGTATTGTTTTATTGCTCCGGTGGAGGAAGTTCTGTGA
- a CDS encoding HAMP domain-containing sensor histidine kinase yields MKHRVKKKLLLRIFLTFLMTAILITGGVFLLAHSLSPEKALSGVAEKNIVFYLSGLQQKLNASLSEEGIEELYKDLHVYARVEGFEDLANRQGLPSFAELEKEDSHKSDKVSLGRKKGYFFAELKGASPKTAWFISAKEFPRGFAFPFAAIAGFIFFILIMSFLTIRWMMSPIKVLLTGVAKISAGDLKYRVKTRQGGEFQIISEAFNRMADGLEKMVRSKEQLLRDVSHELRSPLTRVGVAVDLMSDEKLKTSIKEDLRKMEEMVSEILESYRLREGEASLKKVEVTWSELLAGIVSDYQEVSPNVLLKLETDGKAFIDPMQIERVLRNLIENAIKYAKENSQEITVTLTKHKDQWCVKVKDDGKGIAEKDLPHIFEPFYRADAARSPGKSGFGLGLAIAKSIVEAHGGRISVQSKLGQGCEFILSIPATNSAF; encoded by the coding sequence GTGAAACATCGAGTGAAGAAGAAACTCTTATTGCGCATATTTCTGACGTTTCTGATGACGGCGATTTTGATTACGGGAGGCGTTTTTCTTTTGGCGCATTCCCTGTCGCCGGAAAAAGCACTTTCCGGAGTGGCTGAAAAGAACATCGTTTTTTATCTTTCGGGTTTGCAGCAGAAATTAAATGCATCTTTGTCGGAAGAGGGAATTGAGGAGCTTTACAAAGATTTGCATGTTTATGCACGGGTCGAAGGTTTTGAAGATCTCGCCAATCGCCAGGGGCTGCCGTCCTTCGCAGAGCTCGAAAAAGAAGATTCCCATAAATCGGACAAGGTCTCTCTCGGAAGAAAGAAAGGTTATTTCTTTGCAGAACTCAAAGGAGCCTCGCCGAAAACGGCGTGGTTTATTTCCGCCAAAGAATTTCCGCGGGGATTTGCCTTTCCGTTTGCGGCCATTGCGGGATTTATATTTTTTATTTTAATCATGAGTTTCTTGACGATCCGCTGGATGATGTCACCTATCAAGGTGCTTCTTACAGGTGTGGCTAAAATTTCCGCCGGGGATTTAAAGTACCGGGTGAAAACACGCCAAGGCGGAGAGTTTCAAATCATCAGCGAAGCTTTTAATCGCATGGCGGATGGTTTGGAGAAAATGGTGCGTTCCAAAGAACAACTTCTTCGTGATGTGAGTCATGAATTGCGCAGTCCTCTGACAAGAGTGGGTGTGGCAGTGGATCTGATGTCCGACGAGAAATTAAAAACTTCCATCAAAGAGGATTTGCGTAAAATGGAAGAGATGGTCTCGGAGATTTTAGAGTCCTACCGTCTGCGTGAAGGGGAAGCTTCTCTAAAAAAAGTTGAAGTGACTTGGAGCGAACTTCTTGCCGGTATTGTCAGCGATTATCAGGAAGTGTCCCCGAACGTGCTCTTGAAGCTTGAGACCGACGGCAAGGCTTTTATTGATCCCATGCAGATCGAGCGAGTGTTAAGAAATCTTATCGAGAATGCGATCAAGTATGCGAAAGAAAATTCCCAAGAGATCACGGTCACCCTGACGAAACACAAGGATCAGTGGTGCGTGAAAGTGAAAGATGACGGGAAGGGCATTGCGGAGAAAGACTTGCCGCATATTTTTGAACCTTTTTATCGCGCGGATGCGGCTCGCTCGCCAGGAAAGTCAGGGTTTGGTTTGGGGCTCGCCATTGCAAAATCCATCGTGGAAGCGCACGGGGGACGAATTTCTGTGCAGAGCAAACTAGGTCAAGGCTGTGAATTTATCCTGAGTATTCCTGCAACGAACTCCGCTTTTTAA
- a CDS encoding DUF1428 domain-containing protein: MAKYVDGFVIAVPKKNVKAYQAIAKKAGKVWMEYGALEYFECVGEDMQSPFGVPFPRLAKLKPNETVIFSWIVYKSKAHRDRVNAKVMKDPRIMNVDPKSMPFDIKRMSHGGFDVLVEGK; this comes from the coding sequence ATGGCGAAGTATGTCGACGGATTTGTGATTGCCGTTCCCAAAAAAAATGTAAAAGCCTATCAAGCGATAGCGAAAAAAGCGGGAAAGGTATGGATGGAGTATGGTGCACTGGAATATTTCGAGTGTGTCGGTGAAGATATGCAATCTCCATTCGGTGTGCCATTTCCACGTTTGGCGAAATTAAAACCCAATGAAACGGTGATTTTTTCATGGATCGTTTATAAGTCAAAGGCCCATCGTGACCGCGTGAATGCGAAGGTCATGAAAGACCCGCGCATTATGAATGTCGATCCTAAAAGCATGCCGTTTGATATTAAACGCATGAGTCATGGTGGTTTCGACGTCCTCGTCGAAGGCAAATAA
- the soxR gene encoding redox-sensitive transcriptional activator SoxR, with the protein MEENEDIKTTLSVGEVAKRSGVAVSTLHFYEAKGLIAGWRTEGNQRRYHRAVLRRIAIIKIAQRAGIPLSVILEALADLPHDHIPSAKDWRRFTEAWKDMLEERITSLIQLRDQITSCIGCGCLSLKECPLRNPDDKLGQQGPGPRHLIESE; encoded by the coding sequence ATGGAAGAAAATGAAGATATAAAAACAACCCTCTCTGTCGGAGAAGTCGCCAAACGCAGCGGCGTCGCTGTTTCCACTCTTCACTTTTATGAAGCAAAAGGTTTGATTGCAGGCTGGCGCACAGAAGGAAATCAACGCCGTTATCACCGCGCTGTGCTTCGCCGTATTGCGATTATCAAAATCGCTCAACGTGCAGGAATTCCTCTTTCCGTTATTCTTGAAGCACTGGCTGATTTACCGCACGATCACATCCCCAGCGCGAAAGACTGGCGCCGCTTTACAGAAGCTTGGAAAGATATGCTGGAAGAAAGAATCACAAGTTTGATACAGCTGCGGGATCAGATTACAAGCTGCATTGGCTGTGGCTGCTTGTCCTTGAAAGAGTGTCCGTTAAGAAATCCAGACGACAAACTGGGACAGCAGGGACCAGGTCCCCGCCACCTTATTGAAAGCGAATAA
- a CDS encoding TetR family transcriptional regulator: MARPKKVSDSEILLIAFEVISNEGFESFTFEQVSRATGLSPAALVKRFKTKKRLAFLARNQKWDENMAKMNTTKISELNGLNGIFEFLRLIAKSVDSKRLGEHLRWLGTEAEDPKAKKKVASYFAETRGIFRRLIEEAIANREIKKVSDPEDLAMTLEALVQGSIFQFGFLNERNIERHLVSRFRSALQPFTS, encoded by the coding sequence ATGGCAAGACCCAAAAAAGTCAGTGATTCTGAGATATTGTTAATCGCATTCGAGGTCATTTCTAACGAAGGCTTTGAATCATTTACTTTTGAACAAGTTTCCAGGGCCACGGGGCTTTCTCCGGCGGCGCTTGTCAAACGCTTCAAAACGAAAAAACGTCTGGCTTTTTTAGCCCGCAATCAAAAGTGGGATGAAAATATGGCTAAGATGAATACCACGAAAATCTCTGAACTGAATGGTCTGAATGGGATCTTCGAGTTTTTGCGCCTTATCGCTAAAAGCGTTGATTCGAAAAGATTGGGTGAGCATTTGCGATGGCTGGGTACCGAAGCGGAAGATCCGAAAGCAAAGAAAAAAGTCGCTTCTTATTTTGCAGAAACGCGCGGGATTTTCCGTCGTCTTATCGAGGAGGCCATCGCAAATCGTGAAATCAAGAAGGTCTCTGACCCGGAAGATCTTGCGATGACTTTAGAAGCTTTAGTGCAGGGCTCGATCTTTCAATTCGGTTTTCTTAACGAAAGAAATATCGAGCGACATCTCGTCAGTCGCTTTCGCTCTGCACTTCAACCCTTTACGTCTTAA
- a CDS encoding ATP-dependent Clp protease proteolytic subunit — MAINPYVIESTSAGERSYDIYSRLLKDRIIILGTAINDDVANSIVAQLLFLEVNDPNKDIHLYINSPGGSVSSGLAIYDVMQFVRCDVATYCMGMAASMGSFLLMAGAQGKRYSMPNSRILLHQPHLGDGGIGGQVTDIEIHAKELVRMKKKMTEIYATHTGKSADHLAGIMERDYYMSAEDAKSFGLIDHVVEFRKNKLKNAV; from the coding sequence ATGGCAATCAATCCCTATGTAATCGAGTCCACATCGGCCGGTGAAAGAAGTTATGATATTTACTCAAGGCTTCTGAAGGACCGTATTATCATTCTAGGAACAGCGATCAATGATGACGTTGCGAACTCGATTGTCGCGCAACTGCTTTTTCTTGAGGTGAATGACCCAAATAAAGACATTCATCTTTATATCAATTCTCCTGGCGGCTCGGTTTCTTCGGGGCTCGCAATCTACGACGTCATGCAGTTTGTAAGATGTGATGTGGCCACCTATTGCATGGGAATGGCGGCAAGCATGGGGTCTTTCCTTTTGATGGCGGGTGCGCAAGGTAAAAGATATTCGATGCCGAACAGTCGTATTCTTTTGCATCAGCCGCATTTGGGTGATGGCGGTATCGGCGGTCAAGTCACCGATATAGAGATTCATGCTAAAGAGCTTGTGCGTATGAAAAAGAAAATGACCGAGATATACGCAACTCATACCGGAAAAAGCGCGGATCATCTCGCTGGAATTATGGAACGTGATTACTATATGAGTGCCGAGGATGCGAAGTCATTTGGGCTTATTGATCACGTGGTTGAGTTTAGAAAGAACAAACTCAAAAACGCGGTATAA